A window of Ardenticatenales bacterium genomic DNA:
ACCTGTTTACGCCGACGCGGCTGGCGGCCACCGTAGGCGGGGCGGCAATAGGGCTACTGCTGCTGGCGTTGCTGGAGAGCGAGCGCAGCCTGGCCTGGAACTGGCGCTGGCATCGCTACTGGTACTTGCGCGGGCTGGCGCGAAACCCGGACCTGCACCGCTGGCAGGTGGACTTCGCTCGCCTGAAACTGGTCAGCGGCCGCCAGGCCGTGGTGACAGCGGAGTTATTGGCTGATGGGGAACGCCGGGACATGGTGATGCTGCTGCAAGAGTTTGTTTTGCGGCGCCAGGCGGAAAGTCGCGCGGTGTTGGTATTGGGGGAGCCGGGCGCGGGCAAGACCACGGGGCTGGAGCGGCTGACGTGGGAATTGGCGCGGCAAGGGGCGCGCCGCCTCGGCTGGAACTGGCCTGTTCCCGTGCTGCTGCCTCTGGGGCGTTATCAAGAAGGAAGTCTCACCGATTTCGCCGCGCAGCAAATGCGCACCGCCGTGGGTGGGCGCAGCGGCAAGGTCTTGAGCCAGGGTTTGGAGACATTGTTGGAGGCGGGGCGCATCGTTTTGTTGTGCGATGCTTTG
This region includes:
- a CDS encoding NACHT domain-containing protein, with amino-acid sequence MFKRLILLLLEFGAGLAGNLLAAAIQQDAWDNLFTPTRLAATVGGAAIGLLLLALLESERSLAWNWRWHRYWYLRGLARNPDLHRWQVDFARLKLVSGRQAVVTAELLADGERRDMVMLLQEFVLRRQAESRAVLVLGEPGAGKTTGLERLTWELARQGARRLGWNWPVPVLLPLGRYQEGSLTDFAAQQMRTAVGGRSGKVLSQGLETLLEAGRIVLLCDALDEALGARRDLVLAEIDRLLRSQAYAAVRLALTARTREEPGSKLRDLPVFTIQDLSDEAVAVFVRVYRQEGHDEADVLARLRKFGLLEPGGLGRNPFWLKLVVQSGAFQGRKGQILRQAVADLLAREWQKP